One window of Xylocopa sonorina isolate GNS202 chromosome 9, iyXylSono1_principal, whole genome shotgun sequence genomic DNA carries:
- the Taf3 gene encoding TBP-associated factor 3 isoform X1: protein MSTEYSRSVLRMVVAQICQTIGWHSINSTPLEFMVDLMQEYILRISKLTHQYAEILGRTEANLNDLGLAFRHMNIDIQELAEYIKNVDSVSCPVAVPKFPIRHENHLNFLKPGSREVVTRPVHVHEHLPAMYPDTEEEYVAEKTENLMNRSSDLTLSNGTSSNSSINVSPHAISPQVVFKRPGDPISFESPIVKRVKVLEEGRPLREIHSVMMTTSGFLSPAREGKLPEARTPHQTRSDSPQPSSYPMVPPELKYDKKPKKIIKKASEDCKLDKENKKKNRAKELFKPDKIDDNRIKKLAAMKESAKLKPLKPGGGKLQSTMPSSSSRPSTPKLISPKTVGSPKLQKSTQPKTKPEKVVDLTSGSSPSNERKEDNIDKLPSEPDKQKLNIFKKISKPREDKEKAETMEQHKYKELDSRESSPGLVIDENIEKQAQRGDNDTKREEKKTPHTPDVHIQPDVGESIDLQSPGPDVYIFDDMSPPGTPSTPRTPELNMPTTPTDHKKKRKEKINKKRELKSRSPKHCVSPKKTKLVNDAPELDILDRPKTPQAPEPQIPKEPAFPPTLPFPFFPTFPPAPGLIPHPMFHRFPLPLGRGNAGPHPAMPNLPLPSRFLNLPPKSDDFPTAPKTKSLDREKLPPTSASIEATPSMTKHEKPEKEKGDKSKAIKQEKEIPPPVPTSTIAPPLSSALAAPVTYPAQVPIVPLLPSKNPKVEKQDKNDKKSKEHKKEKKDKLKKKKDKKEKHKEKGEKIKEKKDKIDKKEKIEKIKEKKEKKDKRKEKEVQKLPFKEDKSSEAVPKITLKLGTASPRPPTPDTAPMKKMEMCYRTIKTLLKKPEDETKREPSPELAKISALVTRPPKQKSASKKTEEGTLDGSPALPTDTISANLTSVSLASVPRAKKSLFKALPQRETPPSQFDPVPKFPIPVMQQQPAYYFRRKQMQLLKRMMLRKTKKMAGSRCPQHQPLLWIKVVLKFGYVLDVVIKMMAHLWLVATIAMHGTIGSALACKYHQRITTIGIVRSV, encoded by the exons ATGTCAACAGaatatagcagaagtgttttaAGAATGGTGGTTGCTCAAATTTGTCAAACGATCGGATGGCACTCGATTAACTCTACACCCTTAGAATTTATGGTCGATCTTATGCAAGAATACATTTTGCGTATCTCAAAGCTAACCCATCAATATGCAGAAATTT TGGGAAGGACGGAAGCAAATCTTAATGACCTAGGTTTAGCATTTCGACATATGAATATTGATATACAAGAATTAGCAGAATATATTAAGAATGTAGATTCAGTATCATGTCCGGTGGCAGTGCCAAAATTTCCAATTCGACATGAAAATCATTTGAACTTTTTAAAACCCGGGAGTAGGGAAGTTGTAACGAGGCCAGTACATGTACACGAACATCTACCGGCTATGTATCCTGACACCGAAG AAGAATATGTAGCAGAGAAAACTGAAAATTTAATGAATAGATCGTCTGACTTAACGTTGAGTAATGGAACATCGAGCAACAGTTCCATCAATGTGTCTCCTCATGCAATATCACCTCAAGTAGTTTTTAAGCGACCAGGGGATCCTATTTCATTCGAAAGCCCCATAGTAAAACGTGTGAAAGTGTTAGAAGAGGGTAGGCCATTACGTGAGATCCACAGTGTGATGATGACTACTTCAGGTTTTTTATCCCCTGCTCGGGAAGGGAAGCTACCCGAGGCAAGGACACCTCACCAGACTCGTTCAGATTCACCACAGCCTAGTTCTTATCCCATGGTACCCCCGGAACTGAAGTATGACAAGAAACCGAAGAAGATCATAAAGAAAGCATCAGAGGATTGCAAACTTGACAAAGAGAACAAGAAAAAGAACCGCGCTAAAGAATTATTTAAACCGGACAAGATAGACGACAACAGGATAAAAAAGTTAGCCGCCATGAAGGAATCTGCTAAATTGAAACCGTTAAAGCCGGGAGGTGGAAAATTACAAAGTACCATGCCTAGCTCATCGAGTAGGCCGTCTACTCCTAAATTAATATCACCGAAGACGGTTGGTAGCCCGAAATTGCAAAAAAGCACACAACCAAAGACGAAACCGGAGAAAGTGGTCGATCTTACTAGCGGGTCATCGCCATCGAATGAGAGGAAAGAGGACAATATCGATAAACTTCCATCGGAACCAGACAAGCAAAAATTGAACATCTTTAAAAAGATCTCGAAACCACGCGAGGATAAAGAGAAAGCGGAGACAATGGAACAACATAAATACAAAGAGCTTGACTCGAGGGAAAGTTCACCAGGTTTAGTGATCGATGAAAACATTGAGAAGCAAGCACAACGCGGGGATAACGATACGAAACGAGAGGAAAAGAAAACTCCGCACACACCGGACGTCCATATTCAACCAGATGTAGGTGAATCGATTGATTTGCAAAGTCCAGGACCGGATGTTTACATATTTGACGATATGTCGCCACCGGGAACTCCCAGCACGCCAAGAACTCCAGAATTAAATATGCCAACGACCCCTACGGATCAtaagaaaaagaggaaagaaaagatCAACAAGAAGAGGGAATTAAAATCAAGAAGCCCAAAGCATTGCGTTAGCCCAAAGAAG ACAAAGCTTGTCAACGATGCGCCAGAATTGGATATACTCGATCGACCAAAAACTCCGCAGGCACCTGAACCCCAGATCCCCAAAGAGCCAGCGTTCCCACCAACGCTTCCGTTTCCTTTTTTCCCAACATTCCCGCCTGCACCCGGTCTAATACCTCATCCCATGTTCCACAGATTTCCGTTGCCTTTAGGAAGAGGCAATGCCGGCCCACATCCGGCAATGCCAAACTTGCCATTGCCATCTCGATTTTTAAACTTACCACCAAAATCAGATGATTTCCCGACCGCACCGAAAACTAAGTCTCTCGATCGTGAAAAACTCCCACCGACATCTGCCTCCATCGAAGCGACACCTTCGATGACAAAACATGAGAAAccggagaaagagaaaggggatAAATCGAAGGCGATTAAACAGGAGAAAGAGATACCTCCGCCAGTTCCTACAAGTACCATTGCACCGCCTTTATCATCTGCACTCGCAGCACCAGTTACGTATCCCGCACAAGTACCTATCGTGCCGTTATTACCTTCGAAAAATCCTAAAGTCGAAAAGCAGGATAAGAATGACAAG AAATCAAAGGAGcataaaaaggagaaaaaagataaattaaagaaaaagaaggatAAGAAAGAGAAGCACAAAGAGAAAGGAGAGAAAATAAAAGAGAAGAAAGATAAAATTGATAAGAAGgaaaaaatagagaaaattaaagaaaagaaagaaaagaaagataaGCGAAAAGAGAAAGAGGTACAAAAGTTACCATTTA AAGAAGATAAAAGTTCTGAAGCTGTACCAAAAATAACTCTAAAATTAGGAACAGCTTCTCCAAGACCACCAACACCAGACACTGCTCCAATGAAGAAAAT ggAAATGTGTTATAGAACTATAAAGACACTGCTGAAGAAACCTGAGGATGAGACAAAACGGGAGCCAAGTCCGGAGTTGGCGAAAATATCGGCGCTAGTAACACGGCCGCCGAAGCAAAAGTCGGCAAGTAAGAAAACAGAGGAGGGAACATTAGATGGAAGCCCTGCTCTTCCTACAGATACTATCTCTGCCAATCTTACTAGTGTGTCACTCGCATCAGTTCCTCGAGCAAAGAAATCTCTCTTCAAAGCCCTACCTCAAAGAGAGACTCCTCCGTCTCAATTCGATCCTGTTCCTAAGTTCCCAATTCCTGTGATGCAACAACAACCGGCGTATTATTTT
- the Taf3 gene encoding TBP-associated factor 3 isoform X3, with protein sequence MSTEYSRSVLRMVVAQICQTIGWHSINSTPLEFMVDLMQEYILRISKLTHQYAEILGRTEANLNDLGLAFRHMNIDIQELAEYIKNVDSVSCPVAVPKFPIRHENHLNFLKPGSREVVTRPVHVHEHLPAMYPDTEEEYVAEKTENLMNRSSDLTLSNGTSSNSSINVSPHAISPQVVFKRPGDPISFESPIVKRVKVLEEGRPLREIHSVMMTTSGFLSPAREGKLPEARTPHQTRSDSPQPSSYPMVPPELKYDKKPKKIIKKASEDCKLDKENKKKNRAKELFKPDKIDDNRIKKLAAMKESAKLKPLKPGGGKLQSTMPSSSSRPSTPKLISPKTVGSPKLQKSTQPKTKPEKVVDLTSGSSPSNERKEDNIDKLPSEPDKQKLNIFKKISKPREDKEKAETMEQHKYKELDSRESSPGLVIDENIEKQAQRGDNDTKREEKKTPHTPDVHIQPDVGESIDLQSPGPDVYIFDDMSPPGTPSTPRTPELNMPTTPTDHKKKRKEKINKKRELKSRSPKHCVSPKKTKLVNDAPELDILDRPKTPQAPEPQIPKEPAFPPTLPFPFFPTFPPAPGLIPHPMFHRFPLPLGRGNAGPHPAMPNLPLPSRFLNLPPKSDDFPTAPKTKSLDREKLPPTSASIEATPSMTKHEKPEKEKGDKSKAIKQEKEIPPPVPTSTIAPPLSSALAAPVTYPAQVPIVPLLPSKNPKVEKQDKNDKKSKEHKKEKKDKLKKKKDKKEKHKEKGEKIKEKKDKIDKKEKIEKIKEKKEKKDKRKEKEKEDKSSEAVPKITLKLGTASPRPPTPDTAPMKKMEMCYRTIKTLLKKPEDETKREPSPELAKISALVTRPPKQKSASKKTEEGTLDGSPALPTDTISANLTSVSLASVPRAKKSLFKALPQRETPPSQFDPVPKFPIPVMQQQPAYYFRRKQMQLLKRMMLRKTKKMAGSRCPQHQPLLWIKVVLKFGYVLDVVIKMMAHLWLVATIAMHGTIGSALACKYHQRITTIGIVRSV encoded by the exons ATGTCAACAGaatatagcagaagtgttttaAGAATGGTGGTTGCTCAAATTTGTCAAACGATCGGATGGCACTCGATTAACTCTACACCCTTAGAATTTATGGTCGATCTTATGCAAGAATACATTTTGCGTATCTCAAAGCTAACCCATCAATATGCAGAAATTT TGGGAAGGACGGAAGCAAATCTTAATGACCTAGGTTTAGCATTTCGACATATGAATATTGATATACAAGAATTAGCAGAATATATTAAGAATGTAGATTCAGTATCATGTCCGGTGGCAGTGCCAAAATTTCCAATTCGACATGAAAATCATTTGAACTTTTTAAAACCCGGGAGTAGGGAAGTTGTAACGAGGCCAGTACATGTACACGAACATCTACCGGCTATGTATCCTGACACCGAAG AAGAATATGTAGCAGAGAAAACTGAAAATTTAATGAATAGATCGTCTGACTTAACGTTGAGTAATGGAACATCGAGCAACAGTTCCATCAATGTGTCTCCTCATGCAATATCACCTCAAGTAGTTTTTAAGCGACCAGGGGATCCTATTTCATTCGAAAGCCCCATAGTAAAACGTGTGAAAGTGTTAGAAGAGGGTAGGCCATTACGTGAGATCCACAGTGTGATGATGACTACTTCAGGTTTTTTATCCCCTGCTCGGGAAGGGAAGCTACCCGAGGCAAGGACACCTCACCAGACTCGTTCAGATTCACCACAGCCTAGTTCTTATCCCATGGTACCCCCGGAACTGAAGTATGACAAGAAACCGAAGAAGATCATAAAGAAAGCATCAGAGGATTGCAAACTTGACAAAGAGAACAAGAAAAAGAACCGCGCTAAAGAATTATTTAAACCGGACAAGATAGACGACAACAGGATAAAAAAGTTAGCCGCCATGAAGGAATCTGCTAAATTGAAACCGTTAAAGCCGGGAGGTGGAAAATTACAAAGTACCATGCCTAGCTCATCGAGTAGGCCGTCTACTCCTAAATTAATATCACCGAAGACGGTTGGTAGCCCGAAATTGCAAAAAAGCACACAACCAAAGACGAAACCGGAGAAAGTGGTCGATCTTACTAGCGGGTCATCGCCATCGAATGAGAGGAAAGAGGACAATATCGATAAACTTCCATCGGAACCAGACAAGCAAAAATTGAACATCTTTAAAAAGATCTCGAAACCACGCGAGGATAAAGAGAAAGCGGAGACAATGGAACAACATAAATACAAAGAGCTTGACTCGAGGGAAAGTTCACCAGGTTTAGTGATCGATGAAAACATTGAGAAGCAAGCACAACGCGGGGATAACGATACGAAACGAGAGGAAAAGAAAACTCCGCACACACCGGACGTCCATATTCAACCAGATGTAGGTGAATCGATTGATTTGCAAAGTCCAGGACCGGATGTTTACATATTTGACGATATGTCGCCACCGGGAACTCCCAGCACGCCAAGAACTCCAGAATTAAATATGCCAACGACCCCTACGGATCAtaagaaaaagaggaaagaaaagatCAACAAGAAGAGGGAATTAAAATCAAGAAGCCCAAAGCATTGCGTTAGCCCAAAGAAG ACAAAGCTTGTCAACGATGCGCCAGAATTGGATATACTCGATCGACCAAAAACTCCGCAGGCACCTGAACCCCAGATCCCCAAAGAGCCAGCGTTCCCACCAACGCTTCCGTTTCCTTTTTTCCCAACATTCCCGCCTGCACCCGGTCTAATACCTCATCCCATGTTCCACAGATTTCCGTTGCCTTTAGGAAGAGGCAATGCCGGCCCACATCCGGCAATGCCAAACTTGCCATTGCCATCTCGATTTTTAAACTTACCACCAAAATCAGATGATTTCCCGACCGCACCGAAAACTAAGTCTCTCGATCGTGAAAAACTCCCACCGACATCTGCCTCCATCGAAGCGACACCTTCGATGACAAAACATGAGAAAccggagaaagagaaaggggatAAATCGAAGGCGATTAAACAGGAGAAAGAGATACCTCCGCCAGTTCCTACAAGTACCATTGCACCGCCTTTATCATCTGCACTCGCAGCACCAGTTACGTATCCCGCACAAGTACCTATCGTGCCGTTATTACCTTCGAAAAATCCTAAAGTCGAAAAGCAGGATAAGAATGACAAG AAATCAAAGGAGcataaaaaggagaaaaaagataaattaaagaaaaagaaggatAAGAAAGAGAAGCACAAAGAGAAAGGAGAGAAAATAAAAGAGAAGAAAGATAAAATTGATAAGAAGgaaaaaatagagaaaattaaagaaaagaaagaaaagaaagataaGCGAAAAGAGAAAGAG AAAGAAGATAAAAGTTCTGAAGCTGTACCAAAAATAACTCTAAAATTAGGAACAGCTTCTCCAAGACCACCAACACCAGACACTGCTCCAATGAAGAAAAT ggAAATGTGTTATAGAACTATAAAGACACTGCTGAAGAAACCTGAGGATGAGACAAAACGGGAGCCAAGTCCGGAGTTGGCGAAAATATCGGCGCTAGTAACACGGCCGCCGAAGCAAAAGTCGGCAAGTAAGAAAACAGAGGAGGGAACATTAGATGGAAGCCCTGCTCTTCCTACAGATACTATCTCTGCCAATCTTACTAGTGTGTCACTCGCATCAGTTCCTCGAGCAAAGAAATCTCTCTTCAAAGCCCTACCTCAAAGAGAGACTCCTCCGTCTCAATTCGATCCTGTTCCTAAGTTCCCAATTCCTGTGATGCAACAACAACCGGCGTATTATTTT
- the Taf3 gene encoding TBP-associated factor 3 isoform X2 encodes MSTEYSRSVLRMVVAQICQTIGWHSINSTPLEFMVDLMQEYILRISKLTHQYAEILGRTEANLNDLGLAFRHMNIDIQELAEYIKNVDSVSCPVAVPKFPIRHENHLNFLKPGSREVVTRPVHVHEHLPAMYPDTEEEYVAEKTENLMNRSSDLTLSNGTSSNSSINVSPHAISPQVVFKRPGDPISFESPIVKRVKVLEEGRPLREIHSVMMTTSGFLSPAREGKLPEARTPHQTRSDSPQPSSYPMVPPELKYDKKPKKIIKKASEDCKLDKENKKKNRAKELFKPDKIDDNRIKKLAAMKESAKLKPLKPGGGKLQSTMPSSSSRPSTPKLISPKTVGSPKLQKSTQPKTKPEKVVDLTSGSSPSNERKEDNIDKLPSEPDKQKLNIFKKISKPREDKEKAETMEQHKYKELDSRESSPGLVIDENIEKQAQRGDNDTKREEKKTPHTPDVHIQPDVGESIDLQSPGPDVYIFDDMSPPGTPSTPRTPELNMPTTPTDHKKKRKEKINKKRELKSRSPKHCVSPKKTKLVNDAPELDILDRPKTPQAPEPQIPKEPAFPPTLPFPFFPTFPPAPGLIPHPMFHRFPLPLGRGNAGPHPAMPNLPLPSRFLNLPPKSDDFPTAPKTKSLDREKLPPTSASIEATPSMTKHEKPEKEKGDKSKAIKQEKEIPPPVPTSTIAPPLSSALAAPVTYPAQVPIVPLLPSKNPKVEKQDKNDKKSKEHKKEKKDKLKKKKDKKEKHKEKGEKIKEKKDKIDKKEKIEKIKEKKEKKDKRKEKEVQKLPFKEDKSSEAVPKITLKLGTASPRPPTPDTAPMKKITIKTLLKKPEDETKREPSPELAKISALVTRPPKQKSASKKTEEGTLDGSPALPTDTISANLTSVSLASVPRAKKSLFKALPQRETPPSQFDPVPKFPIPVMQQQPAYYFRRKQMQLLKRMMLRKTKKMAGSRCPQHQPLLWIKVVLKFGYVLDVVIKMMAHLWLVATIAMHGTIGSALACKYHQRITTIGIVRSV; translated from the exons ATGTCAACAGaatatagcagaagtgttttaAGAATGGTGGTTGCTCAAATTTGTCAAACGATCGGATGGCACTCGATTAACTCTACACCCTTAGAATTTATGGTCGATCTTATGCAAGAATACATTTTGCGTATCTCAAAGCTAACCCATCAATATGCAGAAATTT TGGGAAGGACGGAAGCAAATCTTAATGACCTAGGTTTAGCATTTCGACATATGAATATTGATATACAAGAATTAGCAGAATATATTAAGAATGTAGATTCAGTATCATGTCCGGTGGCAGTGCCAAAATTTCCAATTCGACATGAAAATCATTTGAACTTTTTAAAACCCGGGAGTAGGGAAGTTGTAACGAGGCCAGTACATGTACACGAACATCTACCGGCTATGTATCCTGACACCGAAG AAGAATATGTAGCAGAGAAAACTGAAAATTTAATGAATAGATCGTCTGACTTAACGTTGAGTAATGGAACATCGAGCAACAGTTCCATCAATGTGTCTCCTCATGCAATATCACCTCAAGTAGTTTTTAAGCGACCAGGGGATCCTATTTCATTCGAAAGCCCCATAGTAAAACGTGTGAAAGTGTTAGAAGAGGGTAGGCCATTACGTGAGATCCACAGTGTGATGATGACTACTTCAGGTTTTTTATCCCCTGCTCGGGAAGGGAAGCTACCCGAGGCAAGGACACCTCACCAGACTCGTTCAGATTCACCACAGCCTAGTTCTTATCCCATGGTACCCCCGGAACTGAAGTATGACAAGAAACCGAAGAAGATCATAAAGAAAGCATCAGAGGATTGCAAACTTGACAAAGAGAACAAGAAAAAGAACCGCGCTAAAGAATTATTTAAACCGGACAAGATAGACGACAACAGGATAAAAAAGTTAGCCGCCATGAAGGAATCTGCTAAATTGAAACCGTTAAAGCCGGGAGGTGGAAAATTACAAAGTACCATGCCTAGCTCATCGAGTAGGCCGTCTACTCCTAAATTAATATCACCGAAGACGGTTGGTAGCCCGAAATTGCAAAAAAGCACACAACCAAAGACGAAACCGGAGAAAGTGGTCGATCTTACTAGCGGGTCATCGCCATCGAATGAGAGGAAAGAGGACAATATCGATAAACTTCCATCGGAACCAGACAAGCAAAAATTGAACATCTTTAAAAAGATCTCGAAACCACGCGAGGATAAAGAGAAAGCGGAGACAATGGAACAACATAAATACAAAGAGCTTGACTCGAGGGAAAGTTCACCAGGTTTAGTGATCGATGAAAACATTGAGAAGCAAGCACAACGCGGGGATAACGATACGAAACGAGAGGAAAAGAAAACTCCGCACACACCGGACGTCCATATTCAACCAGATGTAGGTGAATCGATTGATTTGCAAAGTCCAGGACCGGATGTTTACATATTTGACGATATGTCGCCACCGGGAACTCCCAGCACGCCAAGAACTCCAGAATTAAATATGCCAACGACCCCTACGGATCAtaagaaaaagaggaaagaaaagatCAACAAGAAGAGGGAATTAAAATCAAGAAGCCCAAAGCATTGCGTTAGCCCAAAGAAG ACAAAGCTTGTCAACGATGCGCCAGAATTGGATATACTCGATCGACCAAAAACTCCGCAGGCACCTGAACCCCAGATCCCCAAAGAGCCAGCGTTCCCACCAACGCTTCCGTTTCCTTTTTTCCCAACATTCCCGCCTGCACCCGGTCTAATACCTCATCCCATGTTCCACAGATTTCCGTTGCCTTTAGGAAGAGGCAATGCCGGCCCACATCCGGCAATGCCAAACTTGCCATTGCCATCTCGATTTTTAAACTTACCACCAAAATCAGATGATTTCCCGACCGCACCGAAAACTAAGTCTCTCGATCGTGAAAAACTCCCACCGACATCTGCCTCCATCGAAGCGACACCTTCGATGACAAAACATGAGAAAccggagaaagagaaaggggatAAATCGAAGGCGATTAAACAGGAGAAAGAGATACCTCCGCCAGTTCCTACAAGTACCATTGCACCGCCTTTATCATCTGCACTCGCAGCACCAGTTACGTATCCCGCACAAGTACCTATCGTGCCGTTATTACCTTCGAAAAATCCTAAAGTCGAAAAGCAGGATAAGAATGACAAG AAATCAAAGGAGcataaaaaggagaaaaaagataaattaaagaaaaagaaggatAAGAAAGAGAAGCACAAAGAGAAAGGAGAGAAAATAAAAGAGAAGAAAGATAAAATTGATAAGAAGgaaaaaatagagaaaattaaagaaaagaaagaaaagaaagataaGCGAAAAGAGAAAGAGGTACAAAAGTTACCATTTA AAGAAGATAAAAGTTCTGAAGCTGTACCAAAAATAACTCTAAAATTAGGAACAGCTTCTCCAAGACCACCAACACCAGACACTGCTCCAATGAAGAAAAT AACTATAAAGACACTGCTGAAGAAACCTGAGGATGAGACAAAACGGGAGCCAAGTCCGGAGTTGGCGAAAATATCGGCGCTAGTAACACGGCCGCCGAAGCAAAAGTCGGCAAGTAAGAAAACAGAGGAGGGAACATTAGATGGAAGCCCTGCTCTTCCTACAGATACTATCTCTGCCAATCTTACTAGTGTGTCACTCGCATCAGTTCCTCGAGCAAAGAAATCTCTCTTCAAAGCCCTACCTCAAAGAGAGACTCCTCCGTCTCAATTCGATCCTGTTCCTAAGTTCCCAATTCCTGTGATGCAACAACAACCGGCGTATTATTTT